The sequence below is a genomic window from Zhongshania aliphaticivorans.
TCGCGATGAAACATATTCCATACCGAATACAATCCCAAGACCCGCAGTCATGAGCGCTATACATAGGGCAATTTGTGATACAGGATACTCGACGCTATTCCATGGAAACACATTTTGAATCGTTGCGATGCTACTACCATCTGTATTGCCAGTCTGCTTCCAGGGCCAAAGCAACGTTAAAGATCCAATTAGAACACCTGTCAGCCACGATAAAATTCGATTCCGATGTTCGTGTAGTAGCCACGATAAAAGCCGTACAAATAAGAGAAGCCCAGTCCCACATCCGGCAGAAAATATCAGTATTGTCATGATATCCAGTGATTTAATAGCTGTAATCACAGGTTGGTACATTCCCAATAGTAAGAGAATAAAGCTACCAGAGATTCCTGGGAGAATCATTGCGCATATTGCTATCGCCCCAGACAAGAACAAGGCCAATGGGGTGACGTCGAATTGCGCTGGTCGAATTTCCCCAATACTAGCTGCAAATATAATACCAAATACCAGCCATAATAATCGGCCACTATTCTTAGGCATCTGACGATATACAAACGAACTTGACGCTAGTACAAGACCGAAGAATAGGGCCGATATTTGAGAGGGGTAAAACTCCAAAACATGAGATATCCCCTTCGCTAACGACAAGACACTAAACACGATGCCTAAGCCAAGGCTAAGCAGAAAATTGCCATTGATATGCGTCCAAAAGGCTTTTATGCCACCCCTATACAACACCTTCGCGGCGTCTAGGTTAAACGACTTGATACTTTCAATCAGCTCCTCGTAAATACCCGTAATATAAGCGATAGTACCGCCAGAAACACCGGGAACAACGTCAGCAGCCCCCATCAAAATTCCACGTAAAAATACCCCAGGGAAGCGACCCATTCTTCATTCCTTGTTAATTTAAATTGTTAGTTACTCGCCACAACGAACTTAGTACTAGAGATAAAACTAAATAGCTTCCCCTGCGAAATACAGAATTATCGCTTATCCAAACGATCCAATTTAATATGAATGGTGCCAAGATAATCCACTTTCCCTACCATCTCCAAAATGACGTGACGCTCCGGGTCGTAATATGCCACCCAGTCGCCTTTAAAGCCCAACGAGTCGGATTTCGAATTCGTTTCCTCACCGTAGGGCCGAGCGCTAATCTCTATGACTAGAGCGTTAATCGACTGTTTAACTTTTACTGTTCCGCTAAGCGTTCGCTCCTTAAAGCGTACACGAACACTTTTCCTACCGCTAACGGAAGCACTTAAATCGGTCACGCGACCTTTCTCGTAGAAGTACAGGTGAAGGGTGTCACCC
It includes:
- a CDS encoding DUF368 domain-containing protein codes for the protein MGRFPGVFLRGILMGAADVVPGVSGGTIAYITGIYEELIESIKSFNLDAAKVLYRGGIKAFWTHINGNFLLSLGLGIVFSVLSLAKGISHVLEFYPSQISALFFGLVLASSSFVYRQMPKNSGRLLWLVFGIIFAASIGEIRPAQFDVTPLALFLSGAIAICAMILPGISGSFILLLLGMYQPVITAIKSLDIMTILIFSAGCGTGLLLFVRLLSWLLHEHRNRILSWLTGVLIGSLTLLWPWKQTGNTDGSSIATIQNVFPWNSVEYPVSQIALCIALMTAGLGIVFGMEYVSSRRQPN